The Quadrisphaera sp. DSM 44207 genome window below encodes:
- a CDS encoding glucose-6-phosphate dehydrogenase produces MITRLLLLGATGDLAGRFLLPALARSSADGQLPAGLRVVGAAPQDLDDDAFRAHVGARLAEHAADVPEEARTALLERVRYARVDLDDVGTVAAAVRTATSGPDDDVGGDGGAGGDGGAAPVAAYLALPPTAFPAAIRALGRAGLPAGSRIAVEKPFGEDLQGAVALNALLADVTADLAGPGQADGAVFRTDHALAMPGVQDLLAARLPGGALAQVWHGTAIERVEVLWEEVIGLEGRADFYDRAGALKDIVQNHLLQVLVLTAMEPPEGDDDAALHAAKLALLRAVRPPAGLAPDAWTRRARYTAGRLAGAGGALGRRVPDYAAEEGVDPARGTETYAEVVLEVDAPRWAGTRFALRTGKALAAGRKGVLVHFRNGASAPGAQGGRLWIDLDGPGGDPRVSAERRAYSTVLADVLSGGSRVSVSAEESEEAWRALAPVLRAWREGRAPLLQHPAGSSGPGLLRA; encoded by the coding sequence GTGATCACCCGCCTCCTCCTGCTCGGCGCCACCGGCGACCTCGCCGGGCGGTTCCTCCTGCCCGCCCTCGCCCGCTCGAGCGCCGACGGGCAGCTGCCGGCCGGCCTGCGCGTCGTCGGCGCCGCGCCGCAGGACCTCGACGACGACGCCTTCCGCGCGCACGTGGGTGCGCGCCTCGCCGAGCACGCCGCGGACGTGCCCGAGGAGGCGCGGACGGCGCTGCTGGAGCGGGTGCGGTACGCGCGGGTCGACCTCGACGACGTCGGGACCGTCGCCGCCGCGGTGCGCACCGCGACGTCCGGCCCGGACGACGACGTCGGTGGGGACGGCGGGGCCGGTGGGGACGGCGGGGCCGCGCCGGTGGCGGCCTACCTCGCGCTGCCGCCGACGGCGTTCCCGGCGGCGATCCGCGCCCTGGGGCGGGCGGGCCTGCCGGCCGGCAGCCGCATCGCGGTGGAGAAGCCGTTCGGGGAGGACCTGCAGGGCGCCGTCGCGCTCAACGCCCTGCTCGCCGACGTCACCGCGGATCTCGCGGGCCCCGGGCAGGCGGACGGCGCGGTCTTCCGCACCGACCACGCCCTGGCCATGCCCGGCGTGCAGGACCTGCTCGCCGCGCGACTGCCCGGCGGCGCGCTGGCGCAGGTGTGGCACGGCACGGCGATCGAGCGCGTGGAGGTGCTGTGGGAGGAGGTGATCGGCCTGGAGGGCCGAGCGGACTTCTACGACCGCGCCGGCGCGCTGAAGGACATCGTGCAGAACCACCTGCTGCAGGTGCTCGTGCTCACCGCGATGGAGCCGCCGGAGGGCGACGACGACGCCGCCCTGCACGCGGCCAAGCTCGCGCTGCTGCGCGCCGTGCGGCCTCCGGCCGGGCTCGCTCCGGACGCGTGGACGCGCCGGGCCCGCTACACCGCCGGGCGGCTGGCCGGCGCCGGCGGTGCGCTCGGACGGCGGGTGCCCGACTACGCCGCCGAGGAGGGCGTGGACCCCGCCCGCGGCACCGAGACCTACGCCGAGGTCGTCCTCGAGGTCGACGCGCCGCGGTGGGCGGGCACCCGGTTCGCCCTGCGCACGGGCAAGGCGCTCGCCGCCGGGCGCAAGGGCGTGCTCGTGCACTTCCGGAACGGCGCGTCCGCGCCCGGCGCGCAGGGCGGGCGGCTGTGGATCGACCTCGACGGCCCCGGCGGCGACCCGCGGGTCTCCGCCGAGCGGCGGGCCTACAGCACGGTGCTCGCCGACGTCCTCTCCGGCGGCAGCCGCGTGTCGGTCAGCGCGGAGGAGTCCGAGGAGGCGTGGCGGGCCCTCGCGCCGGTGCTGCGGGCGTGGCGCGAGGGCCGGGCGCCGCTGCTGCAGCACCCGGCCGGTTCGAGCGGGCCGGGGCTGCTGCGGGCGTGA
- a CDS encoding type II toxin-antitoxin system VapC family toxin, with protein MSPVLDASAAVEMLRQTPAGTQVAAVVASRAVSAPAHVDAEVLSALARLARADPDEEPAVGRRLTVLRDAPITRYACGPLLAEAWGPRADVAVRDGLYVALARRLGTALLTVDRRLERALRGSDVEVVVPG; from the coding sequence ATGAGCCCTGTGCTCGACGCCAGCGCTGCCGTCGAGATGCTGCGGCAGACCCCAGCCGGCACGCAGGTCGCGGCCGTCGTCGCGTCGAGAGCCGTGAGCGCTCCTGCGCACGTGGACGCCGAGGTGCTGTCGGCGCTGGCGCGCCTGGCGCGTGCGGATCCCGACGAGGAGCCTGCGGTGGGGCGGCGCCTGACCGTGCTGCGCGACGCGCCGATCACCCGGTACGCCTGCGGCCCCCTGCTCGCTGAGGCCTGGGGGCCGCGGGCGGACGTCGCGGTGCGGGACGGCCTGTACGTCGCCCTGGCGCGACGGCTCGGCACGGCGCTGCTCACCGTCGACCGCCGCCTCGAGCGGGCGCTGCGCGGTTCGGACGTCGAGGTCGTGGTCCCGGGCTGA
- a CDS encoding LLM class flavin-dependent oxidoreductase: MRVPLSVLDLAFVPKGGSIGETIAASVALAQRAEELGYRRVWYAEHHNMPSIASSAPAVLIAHVAAHTRSIRLGAGGVMLPNHAPLTIAEQFGTLAEVHPGRIDLGLGRAPGSDQATFAALRRDPAASDAFPSDVLELQAYLAGDSRVPGVTAVPGAGTRVPLYVLGSSLFGAGLAAALGLPYAFASHFAPAALHDAVALYRREFAPSEQLERPYVIAGVNVLAADTEDDTRAQLVQVRRQRAVALFGRGQDLSDEQADALLDAGAGRHVDRMLTCTALGTPDQVGEQLDDFAVRADADELITAHASPTAEARLRSLSLLGEAARSVPA; the protein is encoded by the coding sequence ATCCGCGTGCCGCTGTCCGTGCTCGACCTCGCCTTCGTGCCGAAGGGAGGCAGCATCGGCGAGACGATCGCCGCCTCGGTGGCCCTCGCCCAGCGCGCGGAGGAGCTCGGCTACCGCCGGGTCTGGTACGCCGAGCACCACAACATGCCGAGCATCGCCTCCTCCGCGCCCGCGGTGCTGATCGCGCACGTCGCGGCGCACACCCGCTCCATCCGCCTCGGCGCGGGCGGGGTGATGCTGCCCAACCACGCGCCGCTGACGATCGCCGAGCAGTTCGGCACCCTGGCCGAGGTCCATCCCGGCCGCATCGACCTCGGCCTGGGCCGCGCGCCCGGCTCGGACCAGGCGACGTTCGCCGCGCTGCGCCGCGACCCCGCGGCGTCCGACGCGTTCCCCTCGGACGTCCTGGAGCTGCAGGCCTACCTCGCCGGCGACTCGCGGGTGCCGGGTGTGACCGCGGTGCCCGGCGCCGGCACCCGGGTGCCCCTGTACGTCCTGGGCTCCTCCCTCTTCGGCGCCGGCCTCGCCGCGGCGCTGGGCCTGCCGTACGCGTTCGCCTCCCACTTCGCGCCCGCGGCGCTGCACGACGCCGTCGCGCTCTACCGGCGCGAGTTCGCGCCGTCCGAGCAGCTGGAGCGCCCGTACGTGATCGCCGGCGTCAACGTGCTCGCCGCCGACACCGAGGACGACACCCGCGCGCAGCTGGTGCAGGTGCGCCGCCAGCGCGCCGTGGCCCTCTTCGGCCGCGGTCAGGACCTCTCCGACGAGCAGGCCGACGCGCTCCTGGACGCCGGCGCGGGCCGGCACGTGGACCGGATGCTCACCTGCACGGCGCTGGGCACCCCGGACCAGGTGGGCGAGCAGCTGGACGACTTCGCCGTCCGCGCCGACGCCGACGAGCTCATCACCGCCCACGCCTCCCCCACCGCCGAGGCGCGGCTGCGCTCGCTGAGCCTGCTGGGCGAGGCGGCGCGCTCGGTCCCCGCCTGA
- a CDS encoding cysteine desulfurase-like protein, producing the protein MTQPVVEAPGGYDVAAVRAQFPALAAGAAHFDGPGGTQVPRQVAEAVAAAMLAPTSNRGTLTAAARTAEATVQGCRAALADLLGADPSGVVLGRSATQLTFDVSRALAATWTPGDEVVVTRLDHDANIRPWVLAAERVGARVCWVGFDPATGELAPEHLAPQLGDRTRLVALPGASNLIGTRPDLPALTALAHDAGALTWVDGVHLSAHAPVDVAALGADLYVCSPYKFLGPHCGALAAAPALLERLHPDKLVPSSDAVPERFELGTLPYELMAGATAAVDFLAALAPGEATALGRRAQLLASMAAVEAHEDRLRERLEAGLRDLPGVVLHSRAAHRTPTLLMTFPGLGPGAAGAAARHLAERGVNAPAGHFYALEASRHLGLGDAGGLRAGLAPYTDDADVDRLLEGLAGFLAAAGA; encoded by the coding sequence ATGACGCAGCCCGTGGTGGAGGCCCCCGGCGGCTACGACGTCGCCGCCGTGCGGGCGCAGTTCCCGGCCCTGGCCGCCGGGGCGGCGCACTTCGACGGTCCCGGTGGCACGCAGGTCCCCCGCCAGGTCGCCGAAGCGGTCGCGGCGGCGATGCTGGCCCCGACCTCCAACCGCGGCACCCTCACGGCCGCCGCCCGCACCGCCGAGGCGACCGTGCAGGGCTGCCGCGCCGCGCTCGCGGACCTGCTGGGCGCCGACCCCAGCGGCGTGGTGCTCGGGCGCAGCGCCACCCAGCTGACCTTCGACGTCTCCCGCGCGCTGGCCGCGACCTGGACGCCGGGCGACGAGGTCGTCGTCACGCGCCTGGACCACGACGCCAACATCCGCCCCTGGGTGCTCGCCGCCGAGCGGGTCGGGGCGCGGGTGTGCTGGGTCGGCTTCGACCCCGCCACCGGCGAGCTGGCCCCCGAGCACCTGGCGCCGCAGCTGGGCGACCGCACTCGGCTCGTGGCGCTGCCGGGCGCGTCGAACCTCATCGGCACCCGCCCGGACCTGCCCGCCCTCACCGCCCTCGCCCACGACGCCGGCGCGCTGACGTGGGTGGACGGCGTCCACCTGAGCGCCCACGCGCCCGTGGACGTCGCCGCGCTCGGCGCGGACCTCTACGTCTGCTCCCCGTACAAGTTCCTCGGCCCGCACTGCGGGGCCCTGGCCGCCGCGCCCGCGCTGCTCGAGCGCCTGCACCCGGACAAGCTCGTGCCGTCGAGCGACGCCGTTCCCGAGCGCTTCGAGCTGGGGACGCTGCCGTACGAGCTGATGGCCGGCGCCACCGCCGCCGTGGACTTCCTCGCCGCCCTCGCCCCCGGCGAGGCGACGGCGCTGGGACGGCGCGCGCAGCTCCTCGCGTCGATGGCCGCGGTCGAGGCGCACGAGGACCGCCTGCGCGAGCGCCTCGAGGCCGGGCTGCGGGACCTGCCGGGCGTCGTCCTGCACTCGCGCGCCGCGCACCGCACGCCCACGCTGCTGATGACCTTCCCCGGGCTCGGCCCGGGTGCGGCGGGGGCGGCCGCCCGGCACCTCGCCGAGCGCGGCGTCAACGCCCCCGCCGGGCACTTCTACGCCCTCGAGGCGTCCCGCCACCTCGGGCTCGGCGATGCCGGCGGGCTGCGCGCCGGCCTCGCGCCCTACACCGACGACGCCGACGTCGACCGGCTGCTGGAGGGCCTGGCGGGCTTCCTGGCGGCCGCGGGCGCCTGA
- a CDS encoding AbrB/MazE/SpoVT family DNA-binding domain-containing protein: MSGTYSVSLGDRGRLVVPAELRDRRGWREGTALVLVETPRGVVLLPRQELRDLVRSDLSGSDVVAELLAERRAAAEAEDR; encoded by the coding sequence ATGAGTGGGACGTACAGCGTCAGCCTGGGAGACCGAGGCCGGCTGGTCGTGCCCGCGGAGCTGCGCGACCGCCGCGGCTGGCGCGAAGGAACCGCGCTGGTCCTCGTCGAGACGCCCCGAGGCGTCGTCCTCCTGCCCCGGCAGGAGCTCCGCGACCTGGTGCGCTCCGACTTGTCCGGCAGCGACGTGGTCGCCGAGCTGCTGGCCGAGCGTCGTGCCGCGGCCGAGGCCGAGGACCGGTGA
- a CDS encoding type II toxin-antitoxin system VapC family toxin, translating into MSVFDASALLAYLRGEPGADLVEEHLGAGGSCSAANWSEVAQKVRAAGADWPLARALLRSYPLTVEPVTEADAEEAAASWERGAGLSLGDRLCLALGARLGTTVLTADRGWADRPSVLLVR; encoded by the coding sequence GTGAGCGTCTTCGACGCGTCCGCGCTGCTGGCGTACCTGCGGGGTGAGCCGGGAGCGGACCTCGTCGAGGAGCACCTGGGTGCCGGTGGCAGCTGCAGCGCGGCGAACTGGTCGGAAGTGGCGCAGAAGGTGCGTGCAGCGGGAGCTGACTGGCCGCTCGCCCGTGCGCTCCTGCGCAGCTACCCCCTCACCGTCGAGCCTGTGACCGAGGCGGACGCTGAGGAGGCAGCGGCCTCGTGGGAGCGTGGGGCGGGTCTGTCGCTGGGGGACCGGCTGTGCCTGGCGCTCGGCGCCCGGCTCGGGACGACAGTCCTCACCGCTGACCGTGGGTGGGCGGACCGGCCGTCGGTGCTCCTCGTCCGCTGA